A genomic window from Streptomyces sp. WMMC940 includes:
- a CDS encoding beta-ketoacyl synthase N-terminal-like domain-containing protein has product MSGRATAAREFPGDRETVVTGMGFCLPGDEHPVFTAHEVWDVAAHGRTCLLHDGVHHGPVRLSEAAFQERFPELPGVFSRHFTSAHRFGLVSLAEAALDAGLDLDAGDLAGAAILAGRGGVDAQVASYQAVMQADPAVIGPLGAMDLFIGTELAVTPSDVALVQSAVTRSTGPCYTVSCGCASSAVQLGHARGMIAAGVVDLAVVTGVDVFDVELVRNAQVLLRIAQEADASRRAAGKPALLPSFDRLMRPYDRRADCVNYGEGSATLVLESREHAERRGAHAYGRILSQATTRDGLANPLTSDESGSGLVAAVRACLGDRWSIEQIPYVHGGSDGDALVTAFEVNAVRQLYGPAAADLLMTSQEGCFGHNGAPAGCLGAALTLLMMERGQVCPTANCEEPAEGLVFDPVPGTSTRPLAFEYALNFTYQIGGVKSAMLLGRAEAPSSH; this is encoded by the coding sequence ATGAGCGGTCGGGCGACGGCAGCGCGGGAATTCCCGGGAGACCGGGAGACCGTCGTCACCGGAATGGGATTCTGCCTGCCGGGAGACGAGCATCCCGTTTTCACCGCGCACGAGGTGTGGGACGTCGCCGCCCACGGTCGGACCTGCCTCCTGCACGACGGTGTCCACCACGGTCCGGTACGCCTTTCCGAAGCGGCGTTCCAGGAGCGCTTTCCCGAGCTCCCCGGGGTCTTCTCCCGCCATTTCACCTCCGCGCACCGATTCGGCCTGGTGTCGCTGGCCGAGGCCGCTCTGGACGCCGGACTGGACCTGGATGCGGGCGACTTGGCCGGGGCCGCGATTCTGGCCGGCCGGGGAGGGGTGGACGCCCAGGTCGCCAGCTATCAGGCGGTCATGCAGGCCGACCCCGCGGTGATCGGCCCGCTGGGCGCGATGGACCTGTTCATCGGGACGGAGCTCGCGGTCACCCCCTCCGACGTCGCCTTGGTGCAGAGTGCGGTGACCCGCTCCACCGGACCGTGCTACACCGTCTCCTGCGGGTGCGCGTCCTCCGCGGTACAACTCGGTCACGCGCGCGGCATGATCGCCGCCGGCGTGGTGGACCTCGCGGTGGTGACCGGCGTCGATGTCTTCGACGTGGAGCTGGTCCGCAACGCCCAGGTCCTCCTGCGCATCGCCCAGGAGGCCGACGCCTCCCGGCGGGCGGCCGGCAAGCCCGCCCTCCTGCCCTCCTTCGACCGTCTGATGCGCCCGTACGACCGTCGCGCGGACTGCGTGAACTACGGCGAGGGTTCGGCGACACTCGTCCTGGAGAGCCGCGAGCACGCCGAGCGGCGGGGGGCGCACGCATACGGCCGGATCCTGAGCCAGGCCACGACACGCGACGGACTGGCCAATCCGCTGACGAGCGACGAGAGCGGCTCGGGTCTGGTGGCCGCCGTCCGCGCCTGTCTGGGGGACCGCTGGTCGATCGAGCAGATCCCCTACGTCCACGGTGGCAGCGACGGCGACGCCCTCGTCACGGCCTTCGAGGTGAACGCCGTCCGGCAGTTGTACGGGCCGGCCGCGGCGGACCTGCTGATGACCTCCCAGGAAGGCTGCTTCGGACACAACGGTGCCCCCGCCGGCTGCCTCGGCGCGGCGCTGACCCTCCTGATGATGGAACGCGGCCAGGTCTGCCCCACCGCCAACTGCGAGGAACCGGCCGAGGGTCTGGTGTTCGACCCCGTGCCCGGCACGAGCACGCGCCCCCTCGCCTTCGAGTACGCACTGAACTTCACGTATCAGATCGGCGGTGTGAAGAGCGCCATGCTGCTCGGACGTGCCGAGGCCCCCTCGTCGCACTGA
- a CDS encoding sodium:solute symporter produces MAVDYAVIVVYLAGMLAMGWWGMRRARSKSEFLVAGRRLGPSMYSGTMAAIVLGGASTIGGVGLGYKYGLSGAWMVFTIGLGLLALSIFFSARIARLKVYTVSEMLDLRYGGRAGLITGVVMWAYTLMLAVTSTIAYATIFDVLFDMNRTVAIVLGGSIVVAYSTLGGMWSITLTDMVQFVVKTIGVLLLLLPVAVVKAGGFAEMKAQLPTEYFAPFGIGGETIFTYVLIYTFGMLIGQDIWQRVFTARDDKVARWGGTVAGTYCLAYALAGAVIGTAAKVLYPNLANADDAFATIVKDELPLGVRGLVLAAALAAVMSTSSGALIACATVANNDIWRRLRGAVTRRADGEPHDEVKGNRMFILVMGVAVIGIAIALNNVVEALTVAYNLLVGGLLVPILGGLLWKRGTVHGALSSVVVGGLAVIALMGKFGILANEPIYYGLLASLVTYVVVSLATRPTDEAVLANWRERLAGRDPEAEQRTAPESVPATP; encoded by the coding sequence ATGGCCGTCGACTACGCAGTGATCGTCGTCTATCTGGCCGGCATGCTGGCCATGGGCTGGTGGGGGATGCGCCGCGCCAGGTCCAAGAGCGAGTTCCTGGTGGCCGGCCGCCGACTCGGACCCTCGATGTACTCCGGCACCATGGCCGCGATCGTCCTCGGCGGCGCGTCCACCATCGGCGGCGTGGGCCTCGGTTACAAGTACGGCCTCTCCGGCGCCTGGATGGTCTTCACCATCGGCCTCGGGCTCCTGGCCCTGTCGATCTTCTTCTCCGCCCGTATCGCCCGGCTGAAGGTCTACACCGTCTCCGAGATGCTCGACCTGCGCTACGGCGGCCGGGCCGGACTCATCACCGGTGTGGTCATGTGGGCCTACACGCTGATGCTCGCGGTCACCTCGACCATCGCCTACGCCACGATCTTCGACGTCCTCTTCGACATGAACCGGACCGTCGCGATCGTCCTCGGCGGCTCGATCGTCGTCGCCTACTCCACGCTCGGCGGCATGTGGTCGATCACCCTCACCGACATGGTGCAGTTCGTCGTGAAGACGATCGGCGTGCTGCTCCTGCTGCTGCCCGTCGCCGTCGTCAAGGCCGGCGGCTTCGCCGAGATGAAGGCCCAGCTGCCCACCGAGTACTTCGCCCCGTTCGGCATCGGTGGCGAGACGATCTTCACCTACGTGCTCATCTACACGTTCGGCATGCTCATCGGCCAGGACATCTGGCAGCGCGTCTTCACCGCCCGCGACGACAAGGTCGCCCGCTGGGGCGGCACGGTCGCCGGCACGTACTGTCTCGCCTACGCCCTCGCCGGCGCCGTCATCGGCACCGCGGCCAAGGTGCTCTACCCGAACCTCGCCAACGCCGACGACGCCTTTGCCACGATCGTCAAGGACGAACTCCCGCTGGGCGTGCGCGGACTGGTCCTGGCCGCCGCCCTCGCCGCCGTGATGTCCACCTCCTCCGGCGCCCTGATCGCCTGCGCGACCGTCGCCAACAACGACATCTGGCGGCGTCTGCGAGGTGCCGTCACGCGGCGGGCGGACGGCGAACCGCACGACGAGGTCAAGGGCAACCGGATGTTCATCCTGGTGATGGGCGTCGCCGTGATCGGTATCGCCATCGCCCTCAACAACGTGGTCGAGGCCCTGACGGTCGCCTACAACCTGCTCGTCGGCGGACTGCTGGTGCCGATCCTCGGCGGACTGCTGTGGAAGCGCGGCACGGTCCACGGCGCCCTCTCCTCCGTCGTCGTCGGCGGACTGGCCGTCATCGCCCTGATGGGGAAGTTCGGCATCCTCGCCAACGAGCCCATCTACTACGGCCTGCTCGCCTCCCTCGTGACGTACGTCGTCGTCTCGCTGGCGACCAGGCCCACCGACGAGGCGGTCCTGGCCAACTGGCGCGAGCGCCTCGCGGGCCGCGACCCCGAGGCCGAGCAGCGGACCGCACCGGAGTCGGTCCCGGCCACCCCGTGA
- a CDS encoding type I polyketide synthase — translation MVEHRHAGNGGYERIAVVGLGCRLPGDADSPAALWRLLTDGRDAVGAPSAARARQRGPERLPAGVDSAGPVARQAGYLRDVAGFDAGFFGVSGREADVLDPQHRLLLEVSSEALEHAGLPPEQLAGSTTGVYVGISYNEFYEGLAGQPLEVEGSLLTNGHCVAAGRISYLMGLHGPSIALDTACSSSLVALHLACRALAEGECRLALAGGVNLLLGSRTTRSFARMGMLSATGRCHTFDAAADGFVRGEGCGVVVLKRLEDARRDEDRILAVIRGSAVNQDGNSDGLAAPSADAQAVLFRRTLERAGVDPRDLGMVETHGTGTPVGDPIEFSSLSRVYGTGRGRCALGSVKTNVGHLEPASGIVGLIKAVLCLRHGAVPPNLHFTRWNPAVSAEGTRFFVPTAPTNWPVGGSRLAAVSSFGYSGTNAHVVLEQAPEPGPRRSRAPRRPGAPAADVFLVPAGSPGVLPSAAQRLADWVEQAAGDVPLGDIAHTLALRRSAGRGRLGVVASSHDALVRSLRSFAAGHAQPHVVTGTAPARVSRRPVWVFSGHGSQWSAMGRGLLEREPAFAAALAEADALIAAEAGFSVLDAVSGSATATGPAQVQPLLFAMQTSLAALWRAYGVEPAAVVGHSMGEVAAAVAAGGLTLADGVKVVCRRSSLLARIAGSGAMATVSLDPRSVQRELHRAGVSGAVCVAVLGAPRSTVVAGGPREIAELVAAWEARGVPAHVVAVDVASHSPQVDPLLPDLWRSLRGLTPQRPRVPFYSTVHKDHRRAPAFDAAYWCANLRRPVQFASAIAAAGADRHRVYVEVSPHPVVTRSVTESLPGSLLDPVVLPTLRRDEDETATFRTQLAALHCTGVKVDWSVLYAGGDLCDAPGLTFDRQPHWVHDPAAAGTSATTTAASPVAAALPGTHSEVPGESVHHFWQADAGTEAVPWLTDHKVRGNPVFPGAGYCAIAATAACEMFDAPEPDVHVTGIRFLELLRLDPHTELVTSATATGTGRARCEIHARGEEGTWTLLATAELHRPGPTPPPRVPPLTKLPEQHPVVIDPASLYTGMRARGIEHGPAFTGITSLRTSADGRSSWARVAVPTPATRTPHRLRVHPVLVDCCAQTLVAGLLQDRDPGLALPVGAESLRILDDPATAVYCLGRVTQDDDNGVTGDLHLLDQAGRPVVAVEGLRLLRHRPPGTGETGRVDHWFLEPRWHAAPRTEAVTASPAPGNWLVVGEGDGSASELADRLRTAGARARVFDVPPGDGSLGDGGDGGDVGDGVLGPFSHALSGAWAETPTGRAAEPDAVVVLCPPLADSPEPAVQGLLRTRRLLGTVQAVLADLTGPPRLFVVTRGAQTVRAAESGDPAQCALRGVVRVLAYEHPELRATHLDADPGDTTLHDVAAELLEAGPEDEVALRSGCRHVARLEYAPLTEAERTLATTRTVRYGTDRFRLRVGRFGDLDGLELAAGGRTPPRAGEVEVRVAAAAVNFRDVLTAMGLLAVDDEARNRIGFECAGTVTAVGPDVRTVRPGDEVLAVDLRGGAFGSFVTVPEQSIAPVPAGLGPTAAAALPAAYATAWYALRRVAGLTAGERVLIHSATGGTGLAAVAVARMTGAEILATAGSPEKRAHLRDMGIEHVMDSRSTGFGTETRAATGGEGVDVVLNSLSGPGIRAGLEALRPFGRFVELGVRDILADAPVGLGPFRNNITLSTVDLIQLQRERPEVFAAVVREVLAEISSGRLAPLPHRTYPLHRSTEAFRLMAGAGHIGKIVLTVPERGETLARTDREPSPVRSDGSYVVTGGLRGVGLETARWLAAQGAGHVVLNGRSAGPRSTSAVLDELRAAGTRITTVLGDIAEPGTAERLVAAATEGGLPLRGLVHAAMVLDDAVITNISDDQLTAVWRPKAVGAWRLHEATAGHTPDWFVVYSSMASLLGNPGQGAYAAANSWLDGFAAWRTGRGLPTLAVNWGPWGETGAAVDFADRGYRTIPTQNGLQALGTLLVHRRTRTGVIPGEPGTWILPAVLRSSLFGLLTEDRAAQAEPGTAPDIRGRLASLPPGLARRAELEEYLAGHIRAVLRLGEGAVLDPQTPLKSLGFDSLLSLELRTRLEAGLGIKIAGNFVYQHPTLAALAVGLAGHMGLTLEDHAES, via the coding sequence ATGGTCGAGCACAGGCACGCCGGCAACGGAGGGTACGAGCGGATCGCCGTCGTCGGACTGGGGTGCCGGCTTCCCGGCGACGCCGATTCCCCGGCCGCCTTGTGGCGGCTGCTGACCGACGGACGGGACGCCGTCGGAGCGCCCTCCGCCGCACGCGCACGGCAGCGGGGACCGGAACGCCTCCCGGCCGGCGTCGACTCCGCGGGACCGGTTGCCCGGCAGGCGGGCTACCTCCGCGACGTGGCCGGCTTCGACGCCGGCTTCTTCGGCGTCTCCGGCCGCGAGGCCGATGTGCTGGACCCCCAGCACCGCCTCCTGCTCGAGGTGTCCAGCGAGGCACTGGAACACGCCGGGCTGCCGCCCGAGCAGCTCGCCGGGAGCACCACGGGCGTCTACGTGGGCATCAGCTACAACGAGTTCTACGAGGGTCTGGCCGGTCAGCCCCTGGAAGTCGAGGGCTCCCTCCTGACCAACGGCCACTGCGTCGCGGCGGGCCGCATCTCCTACCTCATGGGACTGCACGGACCGAGCATCGCCCTCGACACCGCCTGCTCCTCCTCACTCGTGGCACTGCACCTCGCCTGTCGGGCACTGGCGGAGGGCGAGTGCCGGCTCGCTCTCGCCGGAGGCGTCAACCTCCTGCTCGGCTCCCGCACGACGAGGTCCTTCGCGCGGATGGGCATGCTCTCGGCGACCGGCCGCTGCCACACCTTCGACGCCGCCGCCGACGGTTTCGTGCGCGGCGAGGGGTGCGGAGTCGTCGTTCTCAAGCGCCTGGAGGACGCCCGGCGGGACGAGGACCGAATACTGGCGGTGATACGCGGCTCGGCCGTGAACCAGGACGGCAACTCCGACGGGCTGGCCGCGCCTTCCGCGGACGCCCAGGCCGTCCTGTTCCGCCGGACCCTGGAACGCGCCGGTGTCGACCCCCGGGACCTCGGGATGGTCGAGACCCACGGGACAGGCACGCCGGTGGGCGATCCGATCGAGTTCTCCAGCCTGTCCCGTGTCTACGGCACGGGGCGCGGCAGGTGCGCCCTCGGATCCGTGAAGACCAACGTGGGGCACCTGGAGCCGGCGTCCGGCATCGTCGGCCTCATCAAGGCCGTCCTGTGCCTCCGGCACGGAGCGGTGCCGCCCAACCTGCACTTCACCAGGTGGAATCCCGCGGTCTCAGCCGAGGGCACACGCTTCTTCGTTCCCACGGCGCCGACGAACTGGCCCGTCGGCGGCTCCCGGCTCGCCGCGGTCTCCTCCTTCGGATACTCCGGCACCAACGCCCATGTCGTACTCGAGCAGGCCCCGGAGCCCGGCCCTCGACGCTCTCGCGCCCCGCGTCGTCCCGGGGCACCGGCTGCAGACGTCTTCCTCGTGCCCGCCGGGTCACCCGGGGTCCTCCCCTCGGCGGCGCAACGGCTCGCCGACTGGGTCGAGCAGGCCGCGGGGGACGTACCGCTGGGCGACATCGCTCACACCCTCGCGCTGAGGCGGTCCGCCGGACGCGGCCGTCTCGGCGTGGTGGCCTCCTCGCACGACGCCCTGGTCCGCTCCCTGAGGAGCTTCGCAGCCGGTCATGCCCAGCCCCACGTGGTGACGGGAACCGCCCCCGCCCGGGTCTCCCGCCGACCGGTGTGGGTGTTCTCCGGGCACGGCTCGCAGTGGTCCGCGATGGGGCGTGGGCTGCTGGAGCGGGAACCGGCCTTCGCCGCAGCGCTGGCGGAGGCGGACGCGCTGATCGCGGCCGAGGCGGGTTTCTCGGTCCTCGACGCGGTGTCGGGGAGCGCGACGGCCACCGGCCCGGCGCAGGTGCAGCCCCTGCTCTTCGCCATGCAGACGTCGCTCGCCGCCCTCTGGCGGGCGTACGGGGTCGAGCCAGCGGCCGTCGTGGGCCACTCCATGGGAGAGGTGGCGGCCGCGGTGGCGGCCGGAGGACTCACCCTCGCGGACGGGGTGAAGGTCGTGTGCCGTCGTTCCTCGCTGCTGGCGCGCATCGCGGGCTCCGGCGCCATGGCGACGGTGAGCCTGGACCCGCGGTCGGTCCAGCGGGAACTGCACCGGGCAGGGGTGAGCGGGGCGGTCTGCGTGGCCGTCCTCGGGGCTCCCCGGTCCACGGTCGTCGCCGGCGGCCCGCGCGAGATCGCGGAGCTGGTCGCCGCCTGGGAAGCACGGGGCGTTCCCGCCCATGTCGTCGCCGTGGACGTGGCATCGCACTCCCCCCAGGTGGACCCGCTGCTCCCCGACCTCTGGAGGTCGCTGCGCGGTCTGACGCCGCAGCGGCCCCGCGTCCCCTTCTACTCGACGGTCCACAAGGACCACCGCCGCGCGCCGGCGTTCGACGCCGCCTACTGGTGCGCGAACCTGCGTCGCCCGGTGCAGTTCGCCTCCGCCATCGCCGCGGCCGGCGCCGACCGGCACCGCGTCTACGTCGAGGTGTCCCCCCACCCCGTCGTCACCCGCTCGGTCACCGAGAGCCTGCCGGGCAGCCTGCTCGACCCCGTCGTCCTGCCCACCCTCCGGCGGGACGAGGACGAGACGGCCACCTTCCGCACCCAGCTCGCCGCCCTGCACTGCACCGGCGTCAAGGTCGACTGGTCCGTCCTCTACGCGGGGGGCGACCTCTGCGACGCGCCGGGCCTCACCTTCGACCGGCAACCCCACTGGGTGCACGACCCGGCCGCGGCAGGTACCTCCGCGACCACCACTGCGGCCTCCCCGGTGGCGGCAGCGCTGCCCGGCACCCACTCCGAGGTCCCCGGAGAGAGCGTCCACCACTTCTGGCAGGCGGACGCGGGCACCGAAGCCGTCCCCTGGCTGACCGACCACAAGGTCCGCGGAAATCCCGTCTTCCCCGGCGCCGGTTACTGCGCCATCGCCGCGACGGCGGCCTGCGAGATGTTCGACGCACCAGAGCCGGACGTCCACGTCACCGGCATCCGCTTCCTGGAACTGCTGCGGCTCGACCCGCACACCGAGCTGGTCACCAGCGCGACGGCGACCGGAACGGGCCGCGCGCGCTGCGAGATCCACGCACGTGGTGAGGAGGGCACCTGGACGCTCCTTGCCACCGCCGAGCTGCACCGCCCCGGCCCCACACCACCACCCCGGGTTCCGCCGCTCACGAAGCTGCCCGAACAGCATCCCGTCGTGATCGACCCCGCCTCCCTCTACACGGGTATGCGGGCCCGGGGCATCGAGCACGGGCCCGCCTTCACCGGCATCACGAGCCTCAGGACATCGGCCGACGGCAGGAGCAGCTGGGCCCGCGTCGCCGTGCCCACGCCCGCGACACGCACGCCGCACCGACTGCGCGTCCACCCCGTTCTCGTCGACTGCTGCGCCCAGACCCTTGTGGCCGGACTGCTCCAGGACCGCGATCCGGGACTCGCCCTCCCCGTGGGGGCAGAGTCGCTGCGCATCCTCGACGACCCGGCGACAGCCGTCTACTGCCTCGGCCGCGTCACGCAGGACGACGACAACGGTGTCACCGGAGACCTCCACCTTCTCGACCAGGCGGGCCGGCCCGTAGTGGCGGTCGAGGGGTTACGGCTCTTACGCCACCGGCCGCCCGGGACGGGGGAGACGGGACGTGTCGACCACTGGTTCCTGGAGCCCCGGTGGCACGCCGCTCCCCGAACGGAGGCGGTCACGGCCTCCCCCGCGCCGGGGAACTGGCTCGTCGTCGGAGAAGGCGACGGCTCCGCATCGGAGCTGGCCGACCGGCTCCGCACCGCGGGGGCGAGGGCCCGCGTGTTCGACGTCCCGCCCGGCGACGGGAGTCTCGGCGACGGGGGTGACGGCGGTGACGTCGGTGACGGCGTCCTCGGGCCCTTCAGCCACGCGCTGTCCGGGGCATGGGCCGAGACGCCGACCGGGCGTGCGGCGGAACCCGACGCCGTGGTGGTGCTCTGCCCACCCCTCGCCGACAGCCCGGAACCCGCCGTGCAGGGGCTGCTCCGCACGCGCCGGCTCCTCGGCACGGTCCAGGCGGTGCTGGCCGACCTCACGGGCCCGCCGCGGCTGTTCGTCGTCACCCGCGGGGCCCAGACCGTGCGGGCCGCGGAGTCGGGCGACCCCGCGCAGTGCGCCCTTCGCGGGGTGGTACGCGTGCTCGCCTACGAACACCCGGAGTTGCGCGCGACCCATCTCGACGCCGATCCGGGGGACACCACACTGCACGACGTGGCGGCCGAACTGCTCGAAGCGGGCCCGGAGGACGAGGTCGCCCTGCGCAGCGGCTGCCGCCACGTCGCCCGGCTGGAGTACGCACCGCTCACCGAGGCCGAACGCACCCTGGCGACCACGCGGACCGTCCGCTACGGCACGGACCGCTTCCGCCTGCGCGTCGGCCGCTTCGGCGACCTGGACGGCCTCGAACTGGCCGCCGGGGGCAGGACGCCTCCACGAGCCGGGGAGGTGGAGGTGAGGGTCGCGGCCGCAGCCGTCAACTTCCGCGACGTCCTGACGGCGATGGGGCTGCTGGCCGTCGACGACGAGGCGAGGAACCGCATCGGCTTCGAATGCGCGGGGACGGTCACCGCGGTGGGGCCGGACGTGCGAACCGTCCGCCCCGGCGACGAGGTCCTCGCCGTCGATCTCCGGGGCGGCGCCTTCGGTTCCTTCGTCACCGTGCCCGAACAATCGATCGCCCCCGTGCCGGCCGGACTCGGCCCGACCGCCGCGGCGGCGCTGCCTGCCGCCTACGCCACCGCCTGGTACGCGCTGCGCCGCGTCGCCGGGCTCACCGCGGGCGAACGGGTCCTCATCCACTCCGCGACCGGCGGAACCGGATTGGCGGCCGTCGCCGTCGCCCGTATGACGGGCGCCGAGATCCTGGCCACGGCGGGCTCGCCCGAGAAGCGCGCGCATCTGCGCGACATGGGGATCGAACACGTCATGGACTCCCGATCGACCGGCTTCGGCACGGAGACGCGCGCGGCGACCGGCGGCGAAGGCGTGGACGTCGTCCTGAACTCGCTGTCGGGGCCGGGGATCCGCGCGGGACTCGAAGCCCTGCGGCCCTTCGGCCGGTTCGTCGAGCTCGGTGTGCGGGACATCCTCGCCGACGCCCCCGTCGGGCTCGGTCCGTTCCGCAACAACATCACCCTCAGCACCGTCGACCTCATCCAGCTGCAGCGTGAGAGGCCCGAGGTGTTCGCCGCCGTGGTCCGCGAGGTGCTCGCCGAGATCTCCTCGGGACGGCTCGCCCCCCTGCCCCACCGGACGTATCCCCTGCACCGGTCCACGGAGGCGTTCCGCCTGATGGCCGGTGCCGGCCACATCGGCAAGATCGTCCTGACCGTCCCGGAGCGGGGCGAGACCCTCGCACGCACCGACCGGGAGCCGTCCCCGGTCCGCTCCGACGGCTCCTACGTCGTCACCGGAGGGCTGCGGGGTGTGGGCCTGGAGACGGCCCGCTGGCTCGCGGCGCAGGGCGCCGGCCACGTGGTCCTCAACGGCCGCTCGGCGGGGCCGCGATCCACCTCGGCGGTCCTGGACGAGCTGCGGGCAGCCGGCACACGGATCACCACCGTCCTCGGCGACATCGCCGAGCCGGGTACGGCCGAACGCCTCGTGGCCGCCGCCACCGAGGGCGGACTGCCGTTGCGGGGCCTGGTGCACGCCGCGATGGTGCTCGACGACGCCGTGATCACCAACATCTCCGACGACCAGCTGACGGCGGTCTGGCGCCCCAAGGCGGTGGGAGCGTGGCGGCTGCACGAAGCCACCGCCGGTCACACCCCCGACTGGTTCGTCGTCTACTCGTCGATGGCGTCCCTGCTGGGCAACCCGGGGCAGGGGGCATACGCCGCCGCCAATTCCTGGCTCGACGGGTTCGCCGCCTGGCGCACCGGACGCGGCCTGCCGACGCTGGCCGTCAACTGGGGCCCTTGGGGTGAGACGGGAGCCGCGGTCGACTTCGCCGACCGCGGTTACCGGACCATCCCCACGCAGAACGGGCTCCAGGCGCTCGGCACCCTGCTCGTGCACCGACGCACCCGGACCGGCGTCATCCCCGGTGAGCCCGGTACCTGGATCCTCCCGGCGGTCCTGCGGTCCTCGCTGTTCGGCCTGCTCACCGAGGACCGGGCCGCGCAGGCCGAGCCGGGGACCGCCCCCGACATCCGCGGCAGGCTCGCCTCGCTCCCCCCGGGACTCGCCCGCCGCGCCGAGTTGGAGGAGTACCTCGCCGGCCACATACGCGCGGTGCTCCGGCTCGGCGAGGGCGCCGTCCTCGACCCCCAGACCCCTCTCAAGTCCCTCGGATTCGACTCGCTGCTCTCGCTGGAGCTGCGGACCCGCCTCGAAGCGGGACTCGGCATCAAGATCGCCGGCAACTTCGTCTACCAGCACCCGACACTCGCGGCCCTCGCCGTGGGACTGGCCGGCCACATGGGCCTCACGCTCGAGGACCACGCGGAGTCCTGA
- a CDS encoding PucR family transcriptional regulator, whose translation MPDPTAPQAAPSAPPTPPVPLAALLAREELGLRLVAGAPEPDGADSVRIQWVHTSEMADPYPYLLGGELLLTAGVLLEDPEMYAARVVEAGGAAIGFGVAPVYDTVPEALVAACERHRLPLLEVPPQTPFTAIARAVWGLMAQARLREVRRVSEAQQGLAGAAARPDPVPAVLQQLASRLGGWAVLLAPDGSALHVAGRAPTREAREALGRLARVVSPEPEDQEPAEEAATPPAVRAAAARTEPGTPGAARRAPSSATDTVGETHLAAYALGGGEGLVLGVAAEGREPGGHTVAGVAVVLLSLLTAPHRGADASGRTTALVRLLLGGTPAEVARDLGPGPWTVVHGTRPGQPDRIAASALGAALGSTLVDTDGETVRVLLSGDRRVEAQPGWTLGVSAPATAEELGTADTAAARALRRAEANRVPLARQREAGLGELVAPDEAAVHARTLLAPVAGSPALTETLRVWLSLHGSWDRTAVALGVHRNTVRQRIARCGSLLGADLDDADVRMELWFALRYS comes from the coding sequence ATGCCGGACCCCACCGCCCCCCAGGCCGCCCCTTCAGCCCCGCCGACCCCGCCCGTACCACTGGCCGCACTGCTGGCCCGGGAGGAGCTCGGGCTACGGCTCGTCGCGGGCGCCCCCGAGCCGGATGGCGCGGACAGCGTCCGCATCCAGTGGGTGCACACCTCGGAGATGGCCGACCCGTACCCCTACCTCCTGGGCGGTGAGCTGCTGTTGACGGCCGGGGTCCTGCTGGAGGACCCGGAGATGTACGCGGCGCGGGTCGTCGAGGCGGGTGGCGCGGCGATCGGCTTCGGGGTGGCTCCGGTGTACGACACCGTCCCGGAGGCGCTGGTCGCGGCGTGCGAGCGCCACCGGCTACCGCTGCTCGAGGTGCCGCCGCAGACCCCGTTCACCGCGATCGCCCGCGCCGTCTGGGGCCTGATGGCGCAGGCCCGGCTCCGGGAGGTGCGCCGGGTGAGCGAGGCCCAGCAGGGTCTCGCCGGCGCGGCGGCCCGCCCCGACCCGGTGCCGGCGGTGCTGCAGCAGCTGGCCTCCCGCCTCGGCGGCTGGGCGGTGCTGCTGGCGCCGGACGGCTCGGCCCTGCACGTGGCCGGACGGGCACCGACCCGGGAGGCACGCGAGGCCCTGGGGCGGCTGGCGCGGGTGGTGAGCCCGGAACCCGAGGACCAGGAGCCCGCCGAGGAAGCGGCCACTCCCCCGGCCGTCCGGGCTGCCGCCGCCCGGACGGAACCCGGCACGCCGGGCGCCGCGCGCCGGGCACCCTCGTCGGCGACCGACACCGTCGGCGAGACGCACCTCGCGGCCTACGCGCTCGGCGGCGGTGAGGGCCTGGTCCTCGGAGTCGCCGCCGAGGGGCGCGAACCGGGCGGGCACACCGTCGCCGGGGTCGCCGTCGTCCTGCTGTCCCTGCTCACCGCGCCGCACCGGGGAGCCGACGCGAGCGGGCGGACCACCGCACTGGTGAGGCTGCTGCTCGGCGGCACGCCCGCGGAGGTCGCCCGGGACCTCGGACCCGGCCCCTGGACGGTGGTGCACGGGACACGGCCGGGGCAGCCGGACCGGATCGCCGCCTCGGCCCTCGGCGCGGCTCTGGGCAGCACACTGGTGGACACGGACGGGGAGACCGTACGGGTCCTGCTCTCCGGTGACCGGCGCGTCGAGGCGCAGCCGGGCTGGACCCTGGGCGTGAGCGCCCCGGCCACGGCGGAGGAGCTGGGCACCGCCGACACCGCGGCCGCCCGCGCCCTGCGCCGCGCGGAGGCCAACCGCGTCCCGCTCGCCCGCCAGCGCGAGGCGGGCCTCGGCGAGCTGGTCGCGCCCGACGAGGCGGCCGTCCACGCGCGCACCCTGCTCGCGCCGGTCGCCGGCTCCCCCGCACTCACCGAGACACTGCGGGTCTGGCTCTCCCTCCACGGCAGTTGGGACCGTACGGCGGTGGCCCTCGGGGTCCACCGCAACACCGTCCGCCAGCGCATCGCGCGGTGCGGCTCGCTGCTGGGCGCGGACCTGGACGACGCGGACGTACGAATGGAGCTGTGGTTCGCGTTGCGGTACAGCTGA